Proteins encoded together in one Chryseobacterium taklimakanense window:
- the alaS gene encoding alanine--tRNA ligase, translating into MTSQQIRQQFLDFFKSKQHLIVPSAPIVLKDDPTLMFSNSGMTQFKDYFLGYKAPKAPRIADTQKCLRVSGKHNDLDDVGRDTYHHTMFEMLGNWSFGDYFKKEAIEWAWQLLTEVYKIPKENLYVTVFEGDASENLERDTDAYNFWKEYIAEDRILNGNKKDNFWEMGESGPCGPCSEIHVDLRSEEEKAKIPGKDLVNNDHPQVVEIWNLVFMQYNRKADGSLENLPAKHIDTGMGFERLCMALQGKSSNYDTDVFTPLISKVEELSGKNYEGILENEKDIAIRVVVDHIRAVSFTIADGQLPSNGGAGYVIRRILRRAISYSYRFLWMKEPFLYQLVEVLKNQMGEFFPEMVKQSHLVSEVIKEEEQSFLRTIENGLVRLDNIINDTIKKGEKTLPGEQVFELYDTFGFPADLSRIIAEEKQLTVDEQGFEAEMEKQKQRSKKDSAAKVYDWVVLEEKPETFVGYDQTKSETYITRYRKIENKDGEFYQIVLNKTPFYPEGGGQVGDKGILIPSYAPHFDISQPDLYNVKDNPEVIEVLDTKKENNLIISLIKELPKDAGAVFYAKVDARNRRNTQANHSVTHLLHEALREVLGTHVEQKGSYVGPEYLRFDFSHFSKMNEEELAAVEEKVNAKIKENVALQEFRDLPIAEATEKGAMMLFGEKYGDKVRMIQFGTSKELCGGTHVKSTGEIGHFKITSESSTAAGIRRIEAISGDKSAEYFQNLERQLAELSQLLKSKDLSKTVEKLLAENTSMKSEIETLKKEKAQGETASWKNDFVQSGDKNLLVKKVSMDAGSVKDIVFQLKKEIPKSVIVIISYAGDKPMITVGVSADLEAKYHAGNIVKELAKEIQGGGGGNPGFATAGGKNLAGIDAAVEKAKAL; encoded by the coding sequence ATGACCTCACAACAGATACGCCAGCAATTTTTAGATTTTTTTAAAAGCAAACAGCATTTGATCGTACCGTCCGCGCCGATCGTGCTGAAAGACGACCCAACTTTGATGTTTTCCAACTCGGGGATGACCCAGTTTAAGGATTATTTCCTCGGATACAAGGCGCCGAAAGCGCCGCGGATTGCCGATACACAGAAATGTCTTCGTGTTTCGGGGAAGCATAACGATCTGGATGATGTGGGCCGCGACACCTACCACCACACGATGTTTGAGATGCTCGGGAACTGGTCTTTCGGCGATTACTTCAAGAAAGAAGCGATTGAATGGGCGTGGCAACTGCTGACAGAAGTGTATAAAATTCCAAAGGAAAATCTGTATGTGACGGTGTTTGAAGGGGATGCTTCTGAAAATTTGGAACGCGATACCGATGCCTATAATTTTTGGAAAGAATATATCGCGGAAGACCGAATTCTGAACGGAAATAAAAAAGATAATTTCTGGGAAATGGGCGAAAGCGGGCCGTGCGGTCCGTGCTCAGAAATCCATGTGGATTTGCGTTCTGAGGAGGAAAAGGCGAAAATTCCGGGGAAAGATTTGGTGAACAACGACCATCCGCAGGTGGTGGAAATCTGGAACCTGGTTTTTATGCAGTACAACCGCAAAGCCGACGGTTCGTTGGAAAATCTTCCGGCAAAACATATCGACACCGGAATGGGCTTCGAGCGTCTTTGTATGGCGCTTCAGGGGAAATCTTCCAACTACGATACCGATGTTTTCACGCCGCTGATTTCAAAAGTTGAGGAACTTTCCGGCAAAAATTATGAGGGAATTTTGGAGAATGAAAAGGATATCGCGATTCGTGTCGTGGTGGATCATATCCGTGCGGTTTCCTTTACGATTGCCGATGGGCAGCTGCCTTCCAACGGTGGAGCCGGTTATGTGATCCGCAGGATTTTACGACGTGCGATCTCGTATTCTTACCGGTTTTTATGGATGAAGGAGCCTTTCCTTTATCAACTGGTTGAAGTTTTAAAAAACCAGATGGGCGAATTTTTCCCGGAAATGGTGAAGCAAAGTCACTTGGTTTCTGAGGTCATTAAAGAAGAAGAGCAGTCGTTCCTCAGAACGATCGAAAACGGTTTGGTGAGACTCGACAACATTATTAATGACACGATTAAAAAAGGTGAAAAAACGCTTCCTGGCGAACAGGTGTTTGAACTTTACGATACTTTTGGTTTCCCGGCGGACTTGTCGAGGATTATTGCTGAAGAGAAGCAGTTGACGGTTGATGAACAGGGCTTTGAAGCCGAAATGGAAAAGCAGAAACAGCGTTCCAAGAAAGATTCTGCCGCAAAAGTTTATGACTGGGTGGTTTTGGAGGAAAAACCTGAAACTTTCGTGGGTTACGATCAGACGAAAAGTGAAACCTACATCACGAGATACCGCAAAATTGAAAATAAAGACGGCGAGTTTTATCAAATTGTACTGAATAAAACGCCTTTTTATCCGGAAGGGGGCGGACAGGTCGGTGACAAGGGAATTTTGATTCCGAGTTATGCGCCGCATTTCGATATTTCTCAACCGGATTTGTATAATGTGAAAGACAATCCTGAGGTGATTGAAGTTCTGGATACGAAGAAAGAAAATAATTTGATTATTTCCTTGATCAAAGAACTGCCGAAAGATGCGGGTGCTGTTTTTTATGCAAAAGTTGACGCCAGGAACCGTAGAAATACTCAGGCCAATCACTCGGTAACGCATTTGCTGCACGAAGCGCTTCGCGAAGTTTTGGGAACTCATGTGGAACAGAAAGGTTCCTACGTTGGTCCGGAATATCTGCGTTTCGACTTCTCGCATTTCTCCAAAATGAATGAAGAGGAACTGGCTGCGGTGGAAGAAAAAGTGAATGCTAAGATTAAAGAAAATGTAGCGTTACAGGAGTTCCGCGACCTTCCGATTGCAGAAGCAACGGAGAAAGGCGCGATGATGCTTTTTGGTGAAAAATATGGCGATAAAGTCCGCATGATACAGTTTGGAACCTCCAAGGAACTGTGTGGCGGAACGCACGTGAAATCCACTGGAGAAATCGGGCATTTCAAAATCACCTCTGAAAGTTCTACAGCAGCTGGAATTCGTAGGATTGAAGCAATTTCCGGGGATAAATCTGCAGAATATTTCCAAAATTTGGAGAGACAGCTTGCAGAACTTTCTCAATTGTTAAAATCAAAAGATTTAAGCAAAACCGTTGAGAAGTTACTTGCTGAAAATACGTCCATGAAATCCGAAATCGAGACTTTGAAAAAAGAAAAAGCCCAGGGCGAAACTGCAAGCTGGAAAAATGATTTTGTGCAAAGCGGCGACAAAAATCTCCTTGTGAAAAAAGTTTCCATGGATGCCGGAAGCGTGAAGGACATCGTGTTCCAACTGAAGAAAGAAATTCCGAAATCTGTAATCGTCATCATTTCCTATGCGGGTGATAAACCGATGATTACCGTTGGTGTTTCCGCAGATTTGGAAGCAAAATACCACGCCGGAAATATCGTGAAGGAACTCGCCAAAGAAATCCAGGGCGGCGGCGGCGGAAATCCCGGCTTTGCAACTGCCGGCGGTAAAAACCTTGCGGGGATTGATGCAGCGGTGGAGAAAGCGAAAGCTTTATAA
- a CDS encoding DUF5686 family protein, translating into MNKLLLLLFAFFATSLYSQSELKVQSAGDLNPISNAEVYCNGKLLGTTNSSGILKFKSKCKKVDVQARGYYEDDVVVDKVMEITLEKADPKTASIEKIVLSDKSDPRALAILQKVTENYKHNSPNSLDSYAFKSYEKISFDFDSDTVSQYSDYLEKRLDSLKALPIKQQTEKKKKDSLEELNVMKMMTQSKMFLWERAQQFMFSKKYGEKVTVLDNRMAGLNEPVYELITLRSNRTKMPREVQEENRKLYRYFLSDTIEIDGRKNFVIRFREVSYKKPVNRRKFNGYLYIDQETYGIKKIESNSRKKEEGSITSIWIPIENKWFLQKENMKLRAGSTAFTEEKNQGGEKTKKKKFGFYVYRTADYFEYKTNFEEKAKDFKGYTMDVQSADGSLLDKYRTDSLSAREKLTYTKIDSVGAKYKLDQKAKLFSGMTKGYLRVGNVNIAAADLIQYNKYEGFRPQLTVKMNEKFNRYISPDAYFAYGFRDKAVKYGLGIDVKMTLKKHSFFRAEYYNDVMAGGRFNENLWNFRMKFMNSGIDLHNENFYAFEGFKLSFENDLLNTLTLRVSAARDHEEAKFNYDFNNLGNAFKNFSTFITLKYAPRSKNIMTPAGKYTYEHHFPEFFFNYEKGFKALGGNFSFDKFDFLAAHTFKTKLGSTGIRAYSGILFGDAPIWRNFQMNGLGNGKPEVKLNLTSYLGFATMEAGKYYGDKFAGFYFTHRIPWYFKGFGQSTSSFDWVYRGIIGDMKKPELHNFDFQKLNHLYQETGLEWNNFLSTGFNLGFFYRVGHYRTANFKENFAVQLKLNILGF; encoded by the coding sequence ATGAATAAACTTTTACTGCTGCTTTTTGCCTTTTTTGCCACTTCATTGTATTCACAGTCTGAACTGAAAGTGCAGAGTGCAGGCGATCTTAACCCTATATCTAATGCAGAAGTGTATTGCAACGGCAAATTGCTGGGCACAACCAATAGCTCCGGTATTTTAAAATTTAAAAGTAAGTGTAAAAAGGTCGATGTGCAGGCCAGAGGCTACTACGAAGACGACGTGGTGGTAGATAAAGTAATGGAAATAACGCTGGAGAAAGCAGATCCCAAAACGGCAAGTATTGAAAAAATAGTTCTGAGCGACAAAAGTGATCCGCGGGCGCTGGCGATTCTGCAAAAAGTGACTGAAAATTACAAACACAATTCGCCAAATTCACTGGATTCCTATGCATTTAAATCTTATGAAAAAATTTCTTTTGATTTTGACAGCGACACGGTTTCCCAGTACTCAGATTACCTCGAGAAACGGTTGGATTCCCTAAAAGCCCTGCCAATTAAACAGCAAACTGAAAAAAAGAAAAAAGATTCCCTGGAGGAGCTGAACGTAATGAAAATGATGACTCAGAGCAAAATGTTTCTTTGGGAAAGGGCGCAGCAGTTTATGTTCTCTAAAAAATATGGAGAAAAAGTGACCGTGTTGGATAACAGAATGGCCGGGCTGAACGAACCGGTTTATGAACTGATTACGCTGCGCTCCAACAGAACAAAAATGCCCAGGGAAGTGCAGGAGGAAAACCGGAAACTCTACCGCTACTTTCTTTCAGACACGATCGAGATCGACGGGCGTAAAAACTTTGTTATCCGGTTTCGTGAAGTTTCGTATAAAAAGCCGGTCAACAGGCGCAAATTCAACGGGTATCTGTACATCGATCAGGAAACGTATGGCATAAAAAAGATTGAAAGTAACAGCCGCAAAAAGGAAGAAGGCAGCATTACCAGCATCTGGATCCCAATTGAAAACAAGTGGTTTCTGCAGAAAGAAAATATGAAACTGCGGGCCGGCAGTACAGCTTTTACTGAAGAAAAAAATCAAGGCGGGGAGAAGACGAAAAAGAAAAAATTCGGTTTTTACGTTTACCGTACCGCTGATTATTTTGAGTATAAAACCAATTTTGAGGAAAAAGCAAAAGACTTCAAAGGCTATACAATGGATGTGCAAAGTGCGGACGGAAGCCTTTTAGACAAGTACCGCACCGACTCGCTAAGTGCACGGGAAAAACTGACTTATACCAAGATTGACAGCGTGGGCGCAAAGTATAAACTGGACCAGAAAGCAAAACTCTTTTCTGGGATGACAAAGGGTTATCTTCGGGTCGGAAATGTAAATATTGCTGCCGCAGATTTGATTCAGTATAATAAATACGAAGGTTTCCGGCCGCAACTCACCGTTAAAATGAATGAGAAATTCAACAGATATATTTCTCCCGATGCATATTTTGCATATGGTTTTCGCGATAAAGCAGTTAAATACGGTTTGGGCATTGACGTAAAAATGACGCTCAAAAAACATTCTTTTTTCCGTGCTGAATATTATAATGATGTGATGGCAGGCGGGCGTTTCAATGAAAACTTATGGAACTTCCGTATGAAGTTTATGAACTCCGGTATTGACCTTCATAATGAAAACTTCTACGCCTTTGAAGGTTTTAAATTATCCTTTGAAAATGATTTGCTCAATACCCTGACATTAAGGGTTTCCGCTGCAAGAGACCATGAAGAAGCTAAATTCAATTATGATTTTAATAATCTTGGCAACGCGTTTAAAAATTTCAGTACCTTCATCACTCTAAAATATGCACCACGGTCGAAAAATATCATGACGCCTGCCGGGAAATACACTTACGAACACCATTTTCCTGAATTTTTCTTCAATTATGAAAAAGGTTTTAAGGCTTTAGGCGGCAATTTTAGTTTCGATAAATTTGATTTTCTTGCTGCGCACACGTTCAAAACCAAGCTCGGCAGTACCGGGATCCGCGCCTACTCAGGAATTTTATTTGGCGATGCACCAATCTGGCGAAATTTCCAGATGAACGGCCTGGGCAATGGTAAACCTGAGGTAAAACTTAATCTGACTTCATATCTGGGTTTTGCTACCATGGAAGCCGGAAAATACTACGGGGATAAATTTGCGGGCTTTTATTTTACCCACCGGATTCCATGGTATTTTAAAGGTTTCGGACAGAGCACTTCCAGCTTCGATTGGGTGTACCGCGGGATCATTGGCGATATGAAAAAGCCTGAACTGCATAATTTTGATTTTCAAAAATTAAATCATCTGTATCAGGAGACAGGCTTGGAATGGAATAATTTCCTCAGTACAGGCTTCAATCTTGGATTCTTTTATAGAGTTGGGCACTATAGAACCGCAAACTTCAAAGAGAATTTTGCGGTACAGTTAAAGTTAAATATCCTTGGCTTTTAG
- a CDS encoding cytochrome-c peroxidase: MEKIFKFKILWILGFAMVFFAFQQCSGTSEQVVSEDLVNVKQEVLKTNTDFRSRIQNLISLTQKKADAQTLQHSFDDLRKTYKKMEWAVEYFLPHSARFINGPALPEIEFAESIVLEPEGLQVLEELIYEYDQANTPEIIRNLKLLLSKSGTIDSQFSNITVNRAQVFDALRNEIFRISSLSVAGFDTPVSGKHLTEIPYAFEGVKAALKFLPKSESNKLKEIDAEIEKANAILKANHDKNTFDFAAFISKNLNKISALMLDFRKEQNINNVEVTTALKSDAPSFYVKNAFDANAFVPGENFKISSGKIALGKQLFNDPVLSKDNSRSCASCHISEKAFTDGKEKSLSLEHNPLARNTPSLNYSAFQHGQFWDMRNSDLEGQSSEVITNRDEMHGDLDEIILKINNNEAYRNVFKKIYKTEKIEKWQLQNVLASYVRSLATFSSNFDEFMRGNPNALTQNQKEGFNLFVGKANCASCHFIPLFNGTVPPTFTKTEQEVLGTAENAQNKKLSPDLGRGKFHETVASLQHSFKTPTLRNISKTAPYMHNGGYRTLQDVMNFYNKGGGKGLGLKVDNQTLSDAPLNLTKTEIEKIIDFIKSLDDR; this comes from the coding sequence ATGGAGAAAATTTTCAAGTTTAAAATTCTATGGATTTTAGGGTTCGCAATGGTATTTTTTGCCTTTCAGCAATGTTCAGGAACGAGTGAGCAGGTGGTGAGCGAAGATCTGGTCAATGTGAAACAGGAAGTCCTGAAAACCAATACCGATTTTAGGTCCAGAATCCAGAATTTAATTTCTTTAACTCAGAAAAAGGCAGATGCGCAGACGCTTCAGCACAGTTTTGATGATTTAAGGAAAACATACAAAAAAATGGAGTGGGCTGTGGAATATTTCCTGCCGCATTCCGCAAGGTTTATCAATGGCCCCGCACTTCCCGAGATTGAATTTGCTGAAAGTATTGTGCTGGAACCGGAAGGTTTGCAGGTCTTGGAAGAACTGATTTATGAATACGATCAAGCCAACACCCCGGAAATCATCCGAAACCTGAAACTTTTGTTGAGCAAATCGGGCACTATTGATTCGCAGTTCAGCAATATTACCGTCAACCGGGCACAGGTTTTTGATGCTTTAAGAAATGAAATATTCAGAATTTCGAGTTTGAGCGTTGCTGGCTTCGACACACCGGTTTCCGGAAAACATCTGACCGAAATCCCGTATGCGTTTGAAGGTGTGAAAGCTGCCCTTAAATTCCTGCCAAAATCAGAAAGTAATAAATTAAAGGAAATCGATGCGGAGATCGAAAAAGCCAACGCCATTTTAAAAGCCAACCATGATAAAAATACATTCGATTTTGCAGCTTTCATTTCCAAAAATTTGAATAAAATTTCCGCTCTGATGCTTGATTTCCGGAAAGAACAGAATATCAATAACGTTGAAGTGACAACTGCACTGAAGAGCGATGCGCCGTCTTTTTATGTTAAAAATGCTTTCGATGCCAACGCTTTTGTTCCCGGAGAAAATTTTAAAATCTCCAGCGGCAAAATCGCATTGGGGAAACAGCTCTTCAATGATCCGGTGCTTTCAAAAGATAATTCACGGAGCTGCGCCAGTTGCCACATTTCGGAAAAAGCCTTCACCGACGGTAAGGAAAAGTCCCTTTCACTGGAGCACAATCCGTTGGCGAGAAATACGCCTTCGCTGAACTATTCCGCTTTTCAGCATGGCCAGTTTTGGGACATGAGAAATTCTGATCTGGAAGGCCAGTCTTCTGAAGTTATAACCAACAGGGACGAAATGCACGGCGATCTGGACGAGATCATTCTTAAAATTAATAATAATGAAGCCTACCGAAACGTTTTCAAAAAGATTTACAAAACCGAAAAAATAGAAAAATGGCAGCTTCAGAATGTGCTGGCAAGTTATGTGAGATCTTTGGCGACTTTCAGTTCAAATTTTGATGAATTTATGCGCGGCAATCCAAATGCTTTGACGCAAAATCAAAAAGAAGGTTTCAATCTTTTTGTCGGAAAAGCCAACTGTGCAAGCTGCCATTTTATCCCACTTTTCAACGGAACGGTGCCTCCCACATTTACCAAAACCGAACAGGAAGTACTGGGAACTGCTGAGAATGCTCAGAATAAAAAACTGTCACCGGATCTTGGCAGAGGTAAATTTCATGAAACAGTAGCCTCGCTCCAGCATTCATTCAAAACCCCGACTTTGAGGAATATCAGCAAGACAGCGCCTTACATGCACAACGGCGGTTACCGCACACTGCAGGACGTGATGAATTTCTACAACAAAGGCGGCGGCAAAGGCTTGGGTTTAAAAGTGGACAACCAAACGCTCTCGGACGCACCTTTAAATCTCACTAAAACAGAAATTGAGAAAATTATCGACTTTATTAAATCACTGGACGACAGATAA
- a CDS encoding tRNA-binding protein produces MISWDDFTKIDIRTGTVIAAEEFAGLKNPAIKLEIDFGVLGILKSSAQLTKLYQPADLVGKQIAAVVNFPPKQIKNFFSECLVLGVYGEDGAVTLLSVDKPVENGAKIG; encoded by the coding sequence ATGATCAGCTGGGATGACTTCACAAAAATTGATATCCGCACAGGTACAGTGATTGCTGCAGAAGAGTTTGCAGGCTTAAAAAATCCTGCTATAAAACTGGAAATCGACTTTGGGGTTCTCGGGATCCTGAAATCTTCAGCACAACTTACAAAACTTTATCAACCTGCAGATTTGGTGGGGAAGCAGATCGCAGCTGTCGTTAATTTTCCGCCGAAACAGATCAAAAATTTCTTCAGCGAATGCCTTGTCTTGGGCGTTTACGGTGAAGATGGTGCGGTAACCCTTTTGTCAGTCGATAAACCCGTTGAAAATGGGGCAAAAATAGGTTAG
- a CDS encoding DUF5715 family protein: MKKYFAVTIFFTSLLFNAQKGHCYDLDKVLKVEPTPLYEKHLNASKKFNIKILKDAKTVKKYREAGKLNAVNELGKGYRIQKLEYSKAVLTPKAKTALREIAKTFSSKTKGSTLTYTSLTRTLEDQCRLRKVNRNASSGLSSHNYGNAFDVSYVRFNDRLERNERLEKILEKVLKEFENAGKIYFIKEKIQSCYHVTVRT, encoded by the coding sequence ATGAAAAAATATTTTGCGGTTACAATATTTTTTACAAGTCTGTTATTTAATGCACAAAAGGGTCACTGCTACGACCTGGACAAGGTACTGAAAGTTGAGCCTACACCTTTGTATGAGAAACACCTGAACGCCTCCAAGAAATTCAATATCAAAATTTTAAAAGACGCTAAAACCGTAAAAAAATACCGTGAAGCCGGCAAGTTAAACGCCGTGAACGAACTCGGAAAAGGCTATCGGATTCAAAAACTAGAATACAGCAAAGCCGTACTCACTCCAAAGGCCAAGACCGCGCTCCGAGAAATTGCCAAAACTTTCAGCAGCAAAACGAAAGGCAGTACGCTCACCTACACTTCGCTCACGAGAACGCTGGAAGACCAGTGCAGACTGCGTAAAGTGAACCGCAATGCCTCATCCGGACTGAGTTCGCACAACTATGGAAATGCTTTCGATGTGTCTTATGTCCGGTTTAATGACCGGCTGGAACGCAATGAACGGCTGGAAAAAATCCTGGAAAAAGTATTAAAGGAATTTGAAAATGCCGGGAAAATTTATTTCATCAAAGAAAAAATCCAAAGCTGCTATCATGTAACGGTGCGGACATAA
- a CDS encoding 3-oxoadipyl-CoA thiolase, which produces MKNAYITDGTRSAIGNFKGSLAAVRTDDLMASVIKSLVAKNPDLPLDQIEDVIIGCANQAGEDNRNVARMALLLAGLPVTVPGETVNRLCASGMSAIVQASRAIKSGEGDLFIAGGVEGMSRGPYVISKAENGFDTAQKMYDSSFGWRFINPEMEKMYGTEAMGKTAENLAEMYQISREEQDEFALSSQLKAKKAQESGRLAEEISDIMIPQRKGEPIVVSQDEFIKPNSSMEILGKLKPAFVKENGTVTAGNASGLNDGAAAVIIASGEAVEKYGLKPLAKIVTSAVTGTEPRIMGIGPVEATKLALKRANLTLDQIDIIELNEAFAAQSIAVLKELGLANDDPRVNVNGGAIALGHPLGMSGTRITYSAALELQKSGKKYALCTMCVGVGQGYAVILEKA; this is translated from the coding sequence ATGAAAAACGCCTATATCACCGACGGAACACGCTCTGCCATCGGAAATTTTAAAGGAAGTTTAGCCGCCGTAAGAACCGATGATTTAATGGCTTCGGTGATAAAAAGTTTAGTGGCGAAAAATCCGGACTTGCCTCTGGATCAAATTGAAGACGTAATTATTGGTTGCGCCAACCAGGCCGGAGAAGACAACCGCAACGTGGCAAGAATGGCGCTCCTTTTGGCAGGACTTCCCGTTACCGTTCCCGGAGAAACCGTAAACAGGCTTTGTGCTTCGGGAATGAGCGCAATTGTACAGGCTTCGAGAGCCATAAAATCCGGCGAAGGCGATTTGTTTATTGCCGGCGGCGTGGAAGGAATGTCGCGCGGACCGTACGTGATTTCAAAAGCGGAAAACGGTTTTGATACGGCGCAAAAAATGTACGATTCCTCTTTCGGGTGGCGTTTCATCAATCCGGAAATGGAGAAAATGTACGGCACTGAAGCGATGGGAAAAACCGCTGAAAACTTGGCCGAAATGTATCAGATTTCCCGCGAAGAACAGGACGAATTTGCCCTGAGTTCTCAACTGAAAGCCAAAAAAGCGCAGGAAAGCGGACGTTTGGCTGAGGAAATTTCAGACATCATGATTCCGCAAAGAAAGGGTGAACCCATCGTCGTTAGCCAAGATGAATTCATCAAACCGAATTCTTCAATGGAAATTCTGGGAAAACTGAAACCGGCTTTCGTAAAAGAAAACGGAACAGTAACCGCCGGAAATGCATCCGGACTGAACGACGGTGCCGCTGCGGTAATTATCGCCTCCGGCGAAGCCGTTGAAAAATACGGATTGAAGCCGCTAGCCAAAATCGTAACTTCTGCCGTTACCGGAACGGAGCCAAGAATTATGGGAATAGGCCCTGTTGAAGCAACAAAACTTGCTTTGAAAAGGGCGAACCTCACTTTAGACCAAATTGACATCATTGAACTGAATGAAGCTTTCGCCGCTCAAAGTATTGCAGTTTTAAAAGAACTCGGATTGGCAAACGACGATCCCCGGGTGAATGTGAACGGCGGCGCGATTGCGCTTGGGCATCCGCTGGGGATGAGCGGGACGAGAATTACCTATTCCGCGGCTTTGGAACTGCAGAAAAGCGGTAAAAAATATGCGCTCTGCACCATGTGTGTTGGCGTTGGACAGGGTTATGCGGTGATTTTGGAAAAAGCTTGA
- a CDS encoding winged helix-turn-helix transcriptional regulator yields MKNYRSICPLSRSLDTFGDKWTLLILRDVGLYGKTTFKELTQMQEGIATNTLADRLEKLTAEGLLTKTRSKRNKLVFHYNITEKGMDLIPIIKAAIDWSEKYLYKDEEKSTAAELFTFVRSTPAFSEN; encoded by the coding sequence ATGAAAAACTACCGATCAATCTGTCCGCTCTCCCGAAGTCTTGATACTTTTGGAGACAAGTGGACGCTGCTCATCCTGCGTGATGTAGGCCTCTACGGAAAAACCACCTTCAAGGAACTGACACAAATGCAGGAAGGCATCGCAACCAACACCCTTGCAGACCGCCTTGAGAAGCTTACTGCAGAAGGCTTGCTTACGAAAACCAGAAGTAAAAGAAACAAACTGGTTTTTCATTATAACATCACGGAGAAAGGCATGGACCTGATCCCAATTATAAAGGCAGCCATCGACTGGTCTGAAAAATACCTTTATAAAGATGAGGAAAAAAGCACTGCAGCAGAGCTTTTCACGTTTGTAAGGTCCACACCTGCGTTCTCGGAAAACTAA
- a CDS encoding restriction endonuclease: MADKKQAEFTKWFGPLLNALRELGGSARPKEVVEAIAKSENVPDIQREEIMKSGILRFDNQVAWARQYLVWEGLLDNVKKGVWTLSSKGQDTHLSLEDSRKLFLKWVEIHQKARKDKNSKKNIEKLQDEQGPEEVEHEIAPSLLEVLQTVSPIGFEHICKRLLREHGFENVFVTQASRDGGIDGYGTLELNPFVSMKVLFQCKRYQGTVSRSQVGDFRNAMIGRADKGIILTTGTFSEDAKREASREGAPPIELIDGKKLVELFEKVELGVKPKIVYEVDYNFFEKFIKK, translated from the coding sequence ATGGCAGATAAAAAGCAAGCAGAATTTACAAAATGGTTTGGTCCTTTACTAAATGCTCTTAGAGAACTTGGAGGTTCAGCAAGACCAAAAGAAGTAGTGGAAGCGATTGCAAAATCAGAGAATGTACCGGATATTCAACGTGAAGAAATAATGAAATCAGGAATTTTGAGATTTGATAATCAAGTTGCATGGGCGCGTCAGTATTTGGTCTGGGAAGGGTTACTGGATAATGTTAAAAAAGGTGTCTGGACGTTAAGTTCAAAAGGTCAAGACACCCATTTAAGTTTAGAAGATTCCAGAAAACTATTTTTAAAATGGGTAGAAATTCATCAAAAGGCACGAAAGGATAAAAATTCTAAAAAGAACATTGAAAAATTACAGGATGAACAAGGCCCGGAGGAGGTTGAGCATGAAATAGCTCCATCTTTATTGGAGGTACTTCAGACTGTCTCACCTATAGGGTTTGAGCATATCTGCAAACGTTTGCTAAGGGAACATGGTTTTGAAAATGTATTTGTAACTCAAGCATCAAGAGATGGTGGGATTGATGGTTATGGAACATTAGAACTAAATCCATTTGTTAGTATGAAAGTGCTCTTTCAATGCAAACGGTATCAAGGAACAGTATCACGGTCTCAAGTTGGTGATTTTAGAAATGCAATGATCGGGCGTGCGGACAAAGGTATTATCTTAACAACCGGTACTTTTTCGGAAGATGCAAAACGAGAAGCCTCCAGAGAAGGGGCACCACCTATTGAATTAATTGATGGTAAAAAATTAGTTGAATTATTTGAAAAAGTTGAATTAGGAGTAAAGCCAAAGATTGTTTATGAAGTTGATTACAATTTTTTCGAAAAATTTATAAAAAAGTAA